A single region of the Coregonus clupeaformis isolate EN_2021a chromosome 16, ASM2061545v1, whole genome shotgun sequence genome encodes:
- the si:ch211-102c2.4 gene encoding uncharacterized protein si:ch211-102c2.4, which translates to MLLLTTVVFWLAGICDGVQRLTCPYDLMDEGLPRVWCKETSPQCCTGFSFSRQSQSLDAGSLKVTQGVDSFTVDVLNLTQGEGMYWCGVLSSNNTIIKLAEEYFYSSSYVWDILRWILMPLLPMVSIFSYCYLNRKHQNKKEEGQLMNIAMTSDLAQNNRQNEDSAEEITELE; encoded by the exons ATGCTTCTTCTGACTACAGTGGTTTTCTGGCTTGCTG GTATATGTGATGGTGTGCAGAGACTGACGTGTCCTTATGATCTAATGGACGAGGGCCTCCCCAGGGTGTGGTGTAAGGAGACCTCCCCACAGTGCTGTACAGGCTTCAGCTTCAGCAGGCAGAGCCAGTCTTTGGATGCAGGAAGTCTGAAGGTGACCCAGGGTGTTGACTCCTTCACTGTGGATGTCCTGAACCTGACCCAGGGAGAGGGAATGTATTGGTGCGGTGTGCTGAGCAGCAATAACACCATCATCAAACTGGCTGAGGAGTACTTCTACAGCA GTTCCTACGTTTGGGACATTCTTCGCTGGATTCTGATGCCTCTGCTTCCCATGGTGTCCATATTTTCTTACTGTTACTTAAACA GAAAACACCAAAACAAG AAGGAGGAGGGCCAACTCATGAACATCGCTATGACCTCAGATCTGGCACAAAATAATCGACAGAATGAAGACTCTGCAGAAGAGATAACTGAGCTAGAATGA